Proteins found in one Flavobacterium channae genomic segment:
- a CDS encoding DUF7935 family protein: MPIEDKLLEIAAYTLPAIVTGGVAFVMMQKFYRNEENKRKFELLRENQKQALPIRLQAYERMVLFLERINPAQLLLRVAPISQSKDDYATLLVHHIQTEYEHNLTQQIYLTSETWDIVLKAKNSTVQIIRKNAAREDITNADKLREAIMIEMTENEAPSTIGISYLKEELKRVF, translated from the coding sequence ATGCCAATCGAAGATAAATTACTTGAAATTGCTGCTTATACGTTACCTGCAATTGTTACTGGTGGAGTAGCATTTGTAATGATGCAAAAATTTTACAGAAACGAAGAGAATAAGCGTAAATTTGAATTGTTAAGAGAAAATCAAAAGCAAGCATTACCAATACGTTTACAAGCGTATGAGCGTATGGTTTTATTTTTAGAGCGAATTAACCCTGCGCAACTCTTGTTACGTGTAGCACCAATTAGTCAATCAAAAGATGATTACGCTACCTTGTTAGTTCATCACATTCAAACAGAATATGAGCACAATTTAACACAACAAATATATTTAACTTCAGAAACTTGGGACATTGTGTTGAAAGCTAAAAATAGTACGGTACAAATTATTCGTAAAAATGCAGCTCGAGAAGACATTACAAATGCTGATAAATTAAGAGAAGCCATAATGATAGAAATGACTGAAAATGAAGCTCCAAGTACAATTGGAATTAGCTATCTGAAAGAAGAATTGAAAAGAGTTTTTTAA
- a CDS encoding M1 family metallopeptidase, whose product MRYLFLFFSFVLFGQQTNKVDFLVCNAKVTPNTQSRSISGYVSYEFKVCKSIDTIKIDAINMEFSDVLINGKSVKFKNSGKTLDLFEGFKKGKNTITFSYSATPKQTLYFTGQDENLQIWTQGQGRYTSHWLPCFDDVNEKVIFNMSVEFRNDFVVMSNGTFVSNQYNSKGNLITWNYKMQKPMSSYLVMLAIGNFEKQTTTTKSGTPLEFYLDKNDVSKFEPTYRYSKELFDYLEQEIGVKYPWGIYRQVPVRDFLYAGMENTTSTIFAQDFVVDEIGFNDRNYVNVNAHELAHQWFGDLITAQSGKHHWLQEGFATYYALLAERHLFGDDYFYEELNDYAEQLKRASKTDTIPVMNEKASSLSFYKKGAWALHVMREDIGAKNFQKAVKKYLKKYQYKNVNTNDFLKIVKEVSGYDVENFKKVWLEKSGFEIEIAQKYLSKNKFIQDYFALKKSKKSLAELTEILKSDAYYPIKKYIVYQTRNIPFEERKVILETALATNDILVRRAVAESTPVVPEVFKSQYESLLMDDSYQTKEIALTNLWKNFPDERLRYLEQTKEIVGNNDKSFRLTWLALAMNTENLLEQVKANSYNQLLNFASENYESSLRQNALELLLQLNPNDEKVIELLFKATVHHKWQFTKFGRDNVRLLLKKPQYRTLVEKLASTSDETMKELYWKFLNEK is encoded by the coding sequence ATGCGCTATTTATTTTTATTTTTTTCCTTTGTTTTATTCGGTCAACAAACAAATAAAGTTGACTTTTTAGTTTGTAATGCCAAAGTAACTCCAAATACGCAATCGCGTTCTATATCCGGATATGTTTCTTATGAGTTTAAAGTTTGTAAAAGTATCGATACTATAAAAATTGATGCTATTAATATGGAATTTTCAGATGTTTTAATAAACGGGAAATCGGTTAAATTCAAGAACTCTGGAAAAACATTAGATTTATTTGAAGGATTTAAAAAAGGAAAAAATACAATAACTTTTAGTTATTCAGCAACTCCAAAACAAACACTTTATTTTACAGGGCAAGATGAAAATTTACAAATTTGGACACAAGGACAAGGACGCTATACAAGTCATTGGTTACCATGTTTTGATGATGTAAATGAAAAAGTGATTTTTAATATGTCGGTTGAGTTTAGAAATGATTTTGTAGTTATGTCGAATGGTACTTTTGTATCAAATCAATACAATTCTAAAGGGAATTTAATTACTTGGAATTATAAAATGCAAAAACCAATGTCTTCTTATCTCGTAATGTTGGCTATTGGTAATTTCGAAAAACAAACGACAACAACTAAATCTGGTACACCGTTAGAATTTTACTTAGATAAAAACGATGTTTCTAAATTTGAACCCACCTATCGCTATTCTAAAGAACTATTCGATTATTTGGAGCAAGAAATAGGAGTGAAGTATCCTTGGGGTATTTACCGACAAGTTCCGGTGCGTGATTTTTTATATGCAGGAATGGAGAATACGACTTCTACGATTTTTGCACAAGATTTTGTGGTTGATGAAATAGGGTTTAATGATAGAAATTATGTGAATGTTAACGCACATGAATTAGCCCATCAATGGTTTGGCGATTTGATTACGGCGCAATCGGGGAAACATCATTGGTTGCAGGAAGGTTTTGCTACGTATTATGCGTTATTGGCGGAACGTCATTTATTTGGAGATGATTATTTCTATGAGGAATTAAACGATTATGCTGAACAATTAAAACGTGCTTCTAAAACCGATACGATTCCTGTGATGAATGAAAAAGCGAGTTCGTTATCGTTTTACAAAAAAGGCGCTTGGGCATTACATGTGATGCGTGAAGACATTGGTGCAAAGAATTTCCAAAAAGCGGTTAAAAAATACTTAAAGAAATACCAATACAAAAACGTTAATACTAATGATTTCTTGAAAATTGTAAAAGAAGTTTCGGGTTATGATGTGGAAAATTTCAAAAAAGTTTGGTTAGAAAAGTCTGGATTTGAAATAGAAATTGCTCAAAAATATCTTTCTAAAAACAAATTCATTCAAGATTATTTTGCTTTAAAGAAAAGTAAAAAATCATTAGCTGAATTAACAGAAATTTTAAAATCAGATGCGTATTATCCAATCAAAAAATACATCGTATATCAAACGCGAAATATACCTTTTGAAGAGCGAAAAGTCATTTTAGAAACTGCTTTAGCAACAAATGATATTTTGGTAAGAAGAGCCGTTGCGGAATCTACACCTGTAGTTCCTGAGGTATTTAAATCGCAATATGAATCATTATTAATGGATGATTCCTATCAAACGAAAGAAATAGCATTAACCAATCTTTGGAAAAACTTTCCAGATGAGCGTTTGCGTTATTTAGAACAAACCAAAGAAATTGTTGGAAATAATGATAAAAGTTTCCGATTAACTTGGTTAGCTTTGGCAATGAATACGGAAAATTTGCTGGAGCAAGTGAAAGCTAATTCGTATAATCAATTGTTGAATTTTGCTTCTGAAAACTACGAAAGTTCCCTTAGACAAAACGCTTTAGAATTGTTATTGCAACTAAATCCAAATGATGAAAAAGTAATTGAGTTATTGTTTAAAGCAACAGTGCATCACAAATGGCAGTTCACTAAGTTTGGAAGAGATAATGTTCGCTTATTACTCAAAAAACCACAATACAGAACACTAGTTGAAAAATTAGCATCGACTTCAGATGAAACCATGAAAGAGTTGTATTGGAAGTTCTTAAACGAAAAATAA
- a CDS encoding diphthine--ammonia ligase: protein MKNKALFNWSSGKDSALALYKTLKNNEFEIVSLLTSVSEQYQRISMHGVRVELLEQQAKSLQLPLTKMMIPEMPSMEIYEDVMKKTLNSFKENGVTHSIFGDIFLEDLRLYRENKLKEIGFEGVFPLWKKDTNVLINEFIDLGFKTIVTCVNAEFLDESFVGRVINKQFIEDLPDNVDVCGENGEFHTFTFDGPIFQFPIEFSIGEKVHRKYEKPKTTTNTACDVDSDKPNYGFWYIDLIPK, encoded by the coding sequence TTGAAAAACAAAGCCCTTTTTAATTGGAGCAGCGGTAAAGATTCGGCTCTAGCACTTTACAAAACTCTTAAAAATAATGAATTTGAAATTGTGTCACTTTTAACTAGTGTTAGTGAGCAATATCAAAGAATTTCAATGCATGGTGTTCGTGTAGAATTATTAGAACAACAAGCAAAAAGCCTTCAACTTCCATTAACAAAAATGATGATTCCAGAAATGCCATCAATGGAAATTTATGAAGACGTAATGAAGAAAACATTAAATTCTTTCAAAGAAAATGGCGTCACTCATTCTATTTTTGGTGATATTTTTCTAGAAGATTTACGTTTATACCGAGAAAATAAATTAAAAGAAATTGGTTTTGAAGGTGTTTTTCCGCTTTGGAAAAAGGATACAAATGTATTAATAAATGAGTTTATCGATTTAGGTTTTAAAACTATTGTTACTTGTGTAAATGCAGAATTTTTAGATGAAAGTTTTGTAGGTCGAGTAATTAACAAACAATTTATCGAAGATTTACCAGATAATGTAGATGTTTGTGGTGAAAATGGTGAATTTCATACTTTTACTTTTGATGGTCCCATTTTTCAATTTCCAATCGAATTTTCGATAGGTGAAAAAGTGCATAGAAAATACGAAAAACCAAAGACCACAACAAATACAGCTTGCGATGTAGATAGTGATAAACCTAATTACGGATTTTGGTATATCGATTTAATTCCTAAATAA
- the recG gene encoding ATP-dependent DNA helicase RecG, producing MNLLETPIEYLKGVGPQRGDLLRKELGIHKYVDLLNLFPNRYIDRTRYYKINELQNSNSEVQIIGKVIHIKTVEQGKGKSRLVATFVDDTGQMELVWFQGQKWIRESLKINIPYVIFGKVSQFGATFNMAHPEMEMLEEHKASLRSAMQPVYPSTEKLTNKGISNKVINKMMQQLFVETQALFSENLPNYLLEELKLIPKNAALFNIHFPKSQDLLARAQFRLKFEELFFIQLQLITKNLIRKHKIKGMPFENVGENFNNFYKNHLPFDLTNAQKRVLKEIRNDLGSNAQMNRLLQGDVGSGKTIVALMCMLLAKDNGFQSCLMAPTEILANQHFNGITELAKELNINIKILTGSTKTADRKIIHEELENGSLDILIGTHALLEDKVQFHNLGLAIIDEQHRFGVEQRSKLWKKNDVPPHVLVMTATPIPRTLAMSLYGDLDISVIDELPPGRKPIQTVHRYDSNRLKVWKFLKDEIAKGRQVYIVYPLIQESEKMDYKDLMDGYESISRDFPLPQYAISIVHGKMKPADKDEEMRRFAEGKTNIMIATTVIEVGVNVPNASVMVIESAERFGLSQLHQLRGRVGRGAEQSYCILMTGHKLSNDSKIRMETMVRTNDGFEISEVDLKLRGPGDIMGKQQSGVLNLQIADLVKDKEILQLARHHAIKLLKNDAPMEKPEHAKLREAFIELSKKKTIWNYIS from the coding sequence ATGAATCTACTCGAAACTCCCATAGAATATTTAAAAGGCGTTGGTCCTCAACGTGGCGATTTGTTGCGCAAAGAGTTGGGCATTCATAAATATGTAGATTTACTCAATTTATTCCCAAATAGATATATCGACAGAACCCGTTACTACAAAATTAACGAACTGCAAAACAGCAATTCAGAAGTTCAAATTATAGGGAAAGTTATTCACATTAAAACGGTTGAACAAGGTAAAGGAAAATCGAGATTAGTTGCAACATTTGTAGATGATACGGGTCAAATGGAACTAGTATGGTTTCAAGGACAAAAATGGATTCGAGAAAGTTTGAAAATCAATATTCCGTATGTGATTTTTGGAAAAGTATCGCAATTTGGTGCTACTTTCAATATGGCGCATCCTGAAATGGAAATGTTAGAAGAGCACAAAGCTAGTCTTCGTTCTGCTATGCAACCTGTTTATCCCAGTACAGAAAAATTAACCAATAAAGGAATTTCAAACAAAGTCATCAATAAAATGATGCAACAATTGTTTGTCGAAACCCAAGCATTATTTTCTGAAAACTTACCTAATTATCTCTTGGAAGAATTAAAGCTTATTCCAAAAAATGCGGCTTTATTCAATATTCATTTTCCTAAAAGTCAAGATTTATTAGCTAGAGCACAATTTCGTTTAAAGTTTGAAGAATTGTTTTTTATTCAATTACAATTGATAACAAAAAACCTCATTCGCAAGCATAAAATTAAAGGAATGCCTTTTGAAAATGTTGGCGAAAATTTCAACAATTTCTATAAAAATCATTTGCCTTTTGATTTAACCAATGCACAAAAACGCGTTTTAAAAGAAATTCGAAACGACCTTGGTAGTAATGCGCAAATGAATCGATTATTGCAAGGCGATGTTGGTTCTGGAAAAACAATAGTTGCTTTAATGTGCATGCTTTTAGCAAAAGATAACGGTTTTCAAAGCTGCTTAATGGCACCAACCGAAATCTTAGCCAATCAACATTTTAATGGTATTACAGAGCTTGCAAAAGAATTAAACATCAATATAAAAATACTGACAGGATCTACTAAAACTGCAGATAGAAAAATCATTCATGAAGAGTTAGAAAATGGTTCTTTAGACATATTAATTGGAACGCATGCTTTATTAGAAGATAAAGTACAATTTCATAATTTAGGTTTGGCTATCATTGATGAACAACATCGATTTGGTGTGGAACAACGTTCTAAACTTTGGAAGAAAAATGATGTTCCTCCTCACGTTCTTGTAATGACGGCTACTCCTATTCCACGAACATTAGCCATGAGTTTATATGGCGATTTAGATATTTCAGTAATTGATGAATTACCACCTGGAAGAAAACCTATTCAAACCGTTCATCGATATGATTCTAATCGATTGAAAGTTTGGAAATTTTTAAAAGATGAAATTGCAAAAGGTCGCCAAGTGTATATTGTATATCCATTAATTCAAGAATCTGAAAAAATGGATTATAAAGATTTGATGGATGGTTATGAAAGTATTTCAAGAGATTTTCCATTACCACAATATGCTATTTCTATTGTTCATGGCAAAATGAAACCTGCCGATAAAGATGAAGAAATGCGTCGTTTTGCTGAAGGAAAAACCAATATTATGATTGCTACAACCGTTATTGAAGTTGGGGTTAATGTTCCTAATGCTTCTGTAATGGTTATTGAAAGTGCAGAGCGTTTTGGATTATCGCAATTACACCAATTACGTGGTCGTGTAGGTCGTGGTGCCGAGCAAAGTTATTGCATCTTAATGACAGGTCATAAACTGAGTAATGATAGTAAAATCCGTATGGAAACGATGGTACGAACAAATGATGGTTTTGAAATTTCGGAAGTCGATTTAAAACTAAGAGGTCCTGGTGATATTATGGGAAAACAACAAAGTGGCGTTTTAAATCTTCAAATTGCAGATTTAGTTAAAGACAAAGAAATTTTACAACTAGCACGACATCATGCTATTAAACTTTTAAAAAATGATGCACCAATGGAAAAACCAGAACATGCAAAACTTCGCGAAGCTTTTATTGAGCTCAGCAAAAAGAAAACTATTTGGAATTATATAAGTTAA
- a CDS encoding bestrophin family protein translates to MVQYNPKDWITFIFRFHKSDTFRQLIPMMALIGLYSGGIAYLELEYWKLSEKSYVKNLTLMHTTVGFVLSLLLAYRTNTAYDRWWEGRKQWGALVNNSRNLAIKLSAFLSNENDKYFFKKIIPTYSSVLSKHLMNEEINQMLFDGIELEMDHHKHRPNQIAKVLFQKVNELYKSGTITGEQFYIINSELQSFTDICGACERIKNTPIPYSYSSFIKKFIFFFVMTLPFGFVFSLGYYVIPVVIFIFYVLASLELIAEEIEDPFGNDDNDLPTQKIASNIKKHVEEIL, encoded by the coding sequence ATGGTTCAATACAACCCAAAAGACTGGATTACATTCATATTTCGTTTTCATAAATCGGACACCTTTCGTCAATTAATTCCAATGATGGCTTTAATAGGGCTTTATTCTGGAGGAATAGCATACTTAGAACTTGAATATTGGAAACTTTCAGAAAAAAGCTATGTAAAAAACCTAACCCTAATGCACACTACCGTAGGTTTTGTATTGTCGTTATTATTGGCATACCGAACCAACACAGCTTATGACCGCTGGTGGGAAGGAAGAAAACAATGGGGTGCACTAGTAAACAACAGTCGTAACTTAGCTATTAAACTTTCAGCATTTTTATCTAACGAAAATGACAAATACTTTTTTAAAAAAATCATTCCAACTTACTCTTCTGTGCTTTCAAAACATTTGATGAATGAAGAAATTAATCAAATGCTTTTTGACGGAATAGAATTGGAAATGGATCATCATAAACATCGCCCAAATCAAATTGCAAAAGTATTGTTTCAGAAAGTAAACGAACTTTACAAATCGGGTACAATTACTGGCGAACAGTTTTATATTATAAATAGCGAACTGCAATCATTCACCGATATTTGTGGTGCTTGCGAACGCATAAAAAACACACCTATTCCGTATTCGTATAGTTCGTTTATTAAAAAATTCATTTTCTTCTTCGTCATGACATTGCCTTTTGGTTTTGTATTCAGTTTAGGTTACTATGTAATTCCTGTAGTAATTTTTATTTTTTATGTATTGGCCAGTTTAGAACTTATTGCAGAAGAAATTGAAGATCCTTTTGGTAATGATGATAATGATTTACCAACACAAAAAATTGCTTCCAATATCAAGAAGCATGTAGAAGAGATTTTGTAG
- a CDS encoding proline iminopeptidase-family hydrolase, with product MKNLIKISLLLFTLSLFISCKQETVATQNDYFAQSADSIQNGGVKVIPITTPKGTFNVWTKRIGNNPKVKVLLLNGGPGATHEYFECFENFLPAEGIEFIYYDQLGCGNSDNPNDTSMWDLARYVEEVEQVRKALKLDNTNFYLLGHSWGGILAMEYAIKYQNNMKGMIISNMMSSCPEYGKYADEVLGKQMNPDVLAQIEKIEAEKDFSNPKYMELLLPNFYEKHILRFPAKDWPEPVNRSFGKMNQSLYVTMQGPSEFGISGKLENWDRTNDLKDIKIPTLVIGATHDTMDPKFMEKMSTLFPKGSFLLCSKGSHMAFYDDQKTYFKGLISFLKN from the coding sequence ATGAAAAATCTAATCAAAATCTCGCTACTTCTCTTTACTCTTTCTTTATTCATAAGCTGTAAACAAGAAACGGTAGCAACACAAAACGACTATTTTGCACAATCGGCAGATAGTATTCAAAATGGTGGTGTAAAAGTTATTCCTATTACAACTCCAAAAGGCACTTTTAATGTATGGACAAAGCGTATTGGTAACAATCCAAAAGTGAAAGTTTTGCTTTTAAATGGTGGTCCTGGCGCAACACACGAATATTTTGAATGTTTTGAAAACTTCTTGCCAGCAGAAGGCATCGAATTTATTTACTACGACCAATTAGGATGTGGAAATTCGGATAATCCAAACGATACTTCCATGTGGGATTTAGCTCGCTATGTTGAAGAAGTTGAGCAAGTTCGTAAAGCACTAAAACTTGATAACACTAATTTCTACTTGTTAGGACATTCTTGGGGTGGCATTTTAGCGATGGAATATGCTATTAAATATCAAAACAACATGAAAGGAATGATTATTTCAAATATGATGTCGAGTTGTCCTGAATATGGTAAATATGCTGATGAAGTTTTAGGCAAACAAATGAATCCTGACGTACTAGCACAAATTGAAAAAATTGAAGCAGAAAAAGATTTTTCAAATCCAAAATACATGGAATTATTACTTCCTAATTTCTATGAAAAACATATTCTTCGCTTTCCTGCAAAAGATTGGCCAGAACCTGTAAATCGTTCTTTTGGAAAAATGAACCAATCGCTTTATGTAACCATGCAAGGTCCGAGTGAATTTGGTATTTCAGGAAAATTGGAAAATTGGGACAGAACTAATGATTTAAAAGACATTAAAATCCCAACATTAGTAATTGGTGCTACTCATGATACGATGGATCCAAAATTCATGGAAAAAATGAGCACATTGTTTCCAAAAGGTTCTTTCTTGCTTTGTTCAAAAGGAAGTCACATGGCTTTTTATGACGATCAGAAAACCTATTTCAAAGGCTTAATTTCGTTTTTGAAAAATTAA
- a CDS encoding AraC family transcriptional regulator, whose product MPNKSLLFTPVLTHEKSLKTLVENRTIFSLDHCELNIFETYQKSDLVPLKFNDLVVTSMLRGKKVMHLFEDPSFEYLPGETVIVPSNAEMKIDFPEASKENPTQCIALAIDNQIITNTLDFLNEKYPKEGKNNLWKLDHENYFFYNNVELAGTINKLIKECMGNSITKDALADLTLQELIIRIIQTQTTKRFESETFIDNNSPITPSIEYIKNNIRETINLKDLSDKACMSTTSFYRYFKRELGMSPIEYILNEKIKYAKKLLSNPNIQVNEVSYATGFEDCNYFIRLFKKYEGVTPKQYQLMNYNG is encoded by the coding sequence ATGCCAAACAAATCTTTACTTTTTACACCTGTATTAACCCATGAAAAGTCGTTAAAAACTTTAGTGGAAAACAGAACTATTTTCTCCTTAGACCATTGTGAATTAAACATTTTTGAAACTTATCAAAAATCTGATTTAGTTCCCTTAAAGTTTAATGATTTAGTAGTAACAAGCATGCTTCGCGGTAAAAAAGTAATGCATTTATTTGAAGATCCAAGTTTTGAATATTTACCAGGCGAAACCGTGATTGTTCCTTCCAATGCTGAAATGAAAATCGATTTTCCGGAAGCTTCTAAAGAAAATCCTACACAATGTATTGCTTTAGCAATTGACAATCAAATTATCACCAATACATTGGATTTCTTAAACGAAAAATATCCAAAAGAAGGAAAAAACAATTTATGGAAACTAGACCACGAAAACTATTTCTTTTATAACAATGTAGAATTAGCCGGAACCATTAATAAATTGATTAAAGAATGTATGGGCAATTCGATAACAAAAGATGCACTTGCCGATTTAACGTTACAGGAATTGATTATTCGAATTATTCAAACACAAACTACCAAACGTTTTGAAAGTGAAACATTCATTGATAACAATAGTCCGATTACGCCATCAATAGAATACATTAAAAATAATATTAGAGAAACTATCAATTTGAAAGATTTAAGCGATAAAGCTTGTATGAGTACCACTTCTTTTTATCGCTATTTCAAAAGAGAATTAGGCATGAGCCCAATTGAGTATATTTTGAATGAAAAGATAAAATACGCTAAAAAACTATTGAGCAATCCAAACATTCAGGTAAACGAAGTTTCTTATGCTACTGGTTTTGAAGATTGCAATTACTTTATTCGATTATTCAAAAAATACGAAGGCGTTACACCGAAACAGTATCAATTGATGAATTATAATGGGTAA
- a CDS encoding DUF779 domain-containing protein, whose translation MEKIKRLDATEKALELITMLSEKFGDLMFYQAGGCCEGTQPQCFEKGGFYLRYGDVCIGTIQGFEFWVDKDLFEYWKHAHFTLDVTDGIGAGGFSLETPYGKTFKVNYRLFTEEEADNLEEIRLNE comes from the coding sequence ATGGAAAAAATAAAACGATTAGATGCTACCGAAAAAGCACTTGAACTAATTACCATGCTTTCTGAAAAGTTTGGGGATTTGATGTTTTATCAAGCTGGTGGTTGTTGTGAAGGAACCCAACCGCAATGTTTTGAAAAAGGCGGATTTTATTTGCGTTATGGCGATGTTTGTATTGGAACAATTCAGGGTTTTGAATTTTGGGTAGACAAAGATTTGTTCGAATATTGGAAACACGCACATTTTACGTTGGATGTTACCGATGGAATAGGAGCAGGAGGTTTTTCTTTAGAAACCCCTTACGGAAAAACATTCAAAGTAAATTACAGATTATTTACGGAAGAAGAAGCAGATAACTTAGAAGAAATTCGATTAAATGAATAA
- a CDS encoding aldehyde dehydrogenase family protein, whose translation MSNLVQRPQLKEKYDNYINGKWTAPSTGQYFEVLSPVDGKLMSKAAHSAKLDVEMAVNAADEAFKSFSQTSATERSIMLNKIADRIEANLEYIAAVETLDNGKAIRETMAADIPLAIDHFRYFASVIRAEEGSITELDKDTVSIIVHEPIGVIAQIIPWNFPILMAVWKLAPALAAGNCVVLKPAESTPISIMVLMEIIGDLIPAGVVNVVNGFGAELGRTLVTNPKVSKAAFTGSTATGRMVMQYATENIIPVTLELGGKSPNIFFPSVMDADDEFLDKALEGAVLFALNQGEICTCPSRLIIHESIYDKFIERVLERVKAIKTGNPLDPTVMMGAQASQIQKDKILSYIQLGKEEGAQLLCGGDVNHLGDDLDGGYYIQPTLFKGHNKMRIFQEEIFGPVLAVTTFKTTEEALEIANDTMYGLGAGVWTRDAHELYQVPRAIQAGRVWVNQYHAYPAGAPFGGYKQSGIGRENHKMMLDHYRQTKNMLISYNKNKLGFF comes from the coding sequence ATGAGTAATTTAGTTCAAAGACCTCAATTAAAAGAAAAGTACGATAATTACATTAATGGAAAATGGACTGCTCCTTCAACAGGACAGTATTTTGAAGTATTATCTCCAGTTGACGGGAAATTAATGTCGAAAGCAGCACATTCTGCAAAATTAGACGTAGAAATGGCTGTAAATGCTGCAGATGAAGCATTCAAATCATTTAGCCAAACTTCAGCTACGGAGCGTAGTATCATGCTTAATAAAATTGCCGATAGAATTGAGGCAAACTTAGAATATATTGCAGCAGTTGAAACTTTAGACAATGGAAAAGCAATTCGTGAAACTATGGCTGCGGATATTCCACTTGCTATTGATCATTTCCGATATTTTGCGAGTGTAATTCGTGCTGAAGAAGGTTCAATTACAGAACTAGATAAAGACACTGTTTCTATCATTGTTCATGAGCCAATAGGAGTTATAGCTCAAATTATTCCTTGGAACTTCCCAATCTTAATGGCCGTTTGGAAATTGGCTCCAGCTTTAGCTGCAGGTAATTGTGTTGTGTTAAAACCTGCTGAAAGCACACCAATTTCGATTATGGTATTAATGGAAATTATTGGAGATTTAATTCCTGCTGGTGTAGTGAATGTTGTTAACGGATTTGGTGCCGAGTTAGGAAGAACTTTGGTTACAAATCCAAAAGTTTCAAAAGCTGCCTTTACAGGTTCTACTGCAACTGGAAGAATGGTAATGCAATATGCTACAGAAAACATTATTCCAGTAACGTTAGAGTTAGGAGGAAAATCACCTAATATATTCTTCCCATCAGTTATGGATGCTGATGATGAGTTTTTAGACAAAGCCTTAGAAGGTGCTGTTCTTTTTGCCTTAAATCAAGGAGAGATTTGTACTTGTCCTTCCAGATTGATTATTCATGAATCTATTTATGATAAATTCATTGAAAGAGTATTAGAACGCGTTAAAGCAATTAAAACAGGAAACCCGTTAGATCCAACAGTAATGATGGGTGCTCAGGCTTCTCAAATTCAAAAAGATAAAATCCTTTCTTATATTCAACTAGGTAAAGAAGAAGGAGCCCAGTTATTATGTGGTGGTGATGTGAATCATTTAGGTGACGATTTAGATGGAGGTTACTACATTCAACCAACATTGTTTAAAGGACACAACAAAATGCGTATTTTCCAAGAAGAAATTTTTGGACCAGTATTAGCAGTTACTACTTTTAAAACTACTGAAGAAGCTTTAGAAATTGCAAATGATACTATGTATGGTTTAGGAGCTGGTGTTTGGACACGTGATGCTCACGAATTATATCAAGTACCAAGAGCTATTCAAGCGGGTCGTGTTTGGGTAAATCAATATCATGCTTATCCTGCTGGAGCGCCTTTCGGAGGTTACAAACAATCGGGTATTGGTAGAGAAAACCACAAAATGATGTTAGACCATTATCGTCAAACAAAAAACATGTTGATTTCTTACAATAAAAACAAATTAGGTTTCTTTTAA